Below is a genomic region from Kwoniella dendrophila CBS 6074 chromosome 2, complete sequence.
GCGAATCGTACCAAGCGACTCTGTTTTATGTCAGCTTACGCTTATTGAGGCAAGTTTGATACGACTTACAAACTCTTTAAGGTGATCGTGGACTTTCTTGTAAGATCTACGTTTGCCAGATCGAGGTGAGTGATATGAAGTCTTACCGCTACTTCTTCTGTTACGACCTCTTTTGAATACAGATTTCCATGCATCACGACATGCTATTTCAAGAGCATGGCATACCGCATCTTTCCCTGCAGAAGGAAGATCTTTGAGAAAAGTTGCGTGGTTAGAGCACCAGTTCGCGACAGTTGGTTGCTGTGATATAGTTCATCAGCTTCGAAGAATCGAAAAATTCACGCGAAAAGCTCACATATTCTACTGGGAAGACCGGATTACTACTCCATTTTTGGAGTTCTGCGGCTGAAGGATCAGGAATCTTGTTGGTCTTCACCCACTCGTTTTGCTCCTTGAGTTTTTGTAACAGAAGATTCAAGGTTTTAACAGAAGATCTTAGTGGTTTGGCGGTTCGACCAGACTTTCCGTCAGATCCCTTTGAGTTGGAAGAACGCGCAGCCTGCGATAAGGAGTAAGTTAGCAACACTATATCGTTCACGATATGCCACAAGAGTAAGAACTTACATCCTTCTTCTCATTTTTTTCGTTACCAGAACTCTTCTTGGTATTTGTGGAATTGAATCTAACGGAAATTCCTACAGGATGAACGACTTGTCTAGGGATGATTCGCATTTGCAGCAATGCTCTAGGCATTAGGTTTTTGAGTGATCTGGAGGCGATGAGCTGGATTGACATTTTTATCTATGATTGTGATTTAGGCGACTGAAAGGCGACTGAAGATCGATTGTGGAAATTGAATACTTGTGTAAGTTGTTTGAGATGATTTTAAACTTGAAGAACTATTCTGAAAGCACTGTTTATATATCTTAAttttccaccttcaccatctaatcAAGCAGTTTTTCAAGAATAGCTGGTGATATTAGAACGATGCTTGATCATGACTTGATCATGACTTGAAAGCTCACGGACCACCATTAGTACAGGGGTAGAAGTTTCCAAAATATATTTGAAACTTTATTGAGCCAACGAAATAGATAAATCTCTTGCTTGATTCTCTTTCCCAATATCCCGCTTTGATTGAGTAGTGAATGAAGGAGAAAGGAACAGGTCGACCCGAGGACATTTTCGGTATTCTAAGATTGTACAATTCTTCTCCTCTGCCGTTTTTCCTTTATATTGAACTTGTCTCAACCATCGGCCACGTACTAGACTTCCGCTGCAATTGCGGATAGCTGTCAGCGACTCATCATTGTTATGCAAGATCCCTGGACGAGAGAGACGTACTGGAGGATAAAGAGGTGCATGTTCTGGCGCTGATCTCGTTCTTCTCTTGTATAGCTAATGTAAGGTTTAAATGTCGAAAGATGTGGTCGAAGCACAGGGGTAAATGAAGACCAATTgtttgaagttgatcaacGGTTTGTTGTTTAAGACCGAGACGCGAATTCGAGATACATATAACTTGCCCAAAAAGGGAATTTCGGGCGATACATTACCGTTAGGAGTTGATGTATCAAGAACAATAGTCGATTTTACGAACATTTATTGTATGATATTTCATTCGCGCAGCTTCACGAACTATTCATAGCCTGTGAAATGAGAGATTTTTTGCTATTAACCCCTGTTTCAATAGTACAATACTGACTCACACTCTAACTAGCACTCACTTTGCATATAAgtatgatcaagatggtcGAGACGTTATGTTCCGTTTATTctctcttcctcttcactTCACTTAGCATTCGACTTTTCTTGACTTCACTAcatattcaacttacatccaGCCCATAAGGTATCTAACATGGTATCAATGCTTCAACAAGTATTCACCCTTGGGCTCGGGCTCGCACAAGGACTCGCTCATCAGGTTGTGAGTTATTTCGCGGCACATCTCATTATTTCAGCTGACGAGTAGCAGAACCAATTATTTTCTTGTTCTACTGGAACATGCTTTATGACCGAGATACCACCATCCGCAATCTTCATTCAATGTGCTGCCCTATGGGGACGCATCGTGTCATCAACCGAGTCTCTTCTCGATAGTGGAGATGAAGCAGTTCACCAGTGAGATTGAGCATTGATTTGATACTGTATTTGTCAAATGTCTTGGCCAAGCTTACATCATGATATCTATCTTTGTAGAGTCCTTTTCGAGACATACTTATTTCCTGCCCATGCTTCCACAAGTAAGCATTTGTTTTTGATCGTTAAATGCAACTCGTTAACACTCTTCACTTGAACAGTTCTAGCCAGGGGTAAATGTAAGTCGTGTTATTTGATATGAACGGCGATTCTTACATGATTGCTTAGATCCTGTGCTTCGGAAACGTCGAGTCATATTATGCTTGTCCGACGAACAGTATGGTAGTATAATAGCGTATCTCAATCCAATGTAAGTCAAAAACCAGATAGTCTTATAATATCGCTATGCTAATTTACATTTAGTAGACAAAGCCCTTTGATGCGGATAGAAGTTCAGGAACGCCTGAGCAACGGATCAAAGGGCTTGGGATTGGCAGTCGAGAAATTTTATGTGAAAGGTTAGTCTCTATCATACGAGTAGCTTCATCCTTGTGCATTACAGCTGATGCCGAATCTCGTTAGCTCGATCTATGATTGCCTTAACAGCGTTTTTCTAATGATTCTACCAACATGCAAGTCCTGTCAATCCAATCGTCTATTTGCTCTGGTGTTATACATCATGATACATTGATACATCTTCTTGTGCTTCGGCACTGAAAGTGCAAGTGGCCGTTCGATAGCATAGCACCAGTGTTCAGTTCTTACCTCTTCCGATCCCCAAGGCGAATGATAAATACAGGTTGGCACATTGTGGGCAACACAgttcttcattatcatgtCATGCATCGCCATCTTCGCTCTATATATCAGCGGTCTTGttatatatcatcttcactgTCCTCCGCCCAATCAACGTGCTGCATAGCTAGCTCGGTGTCGTGGTGCAACTCGCTCAGTCCAGTCACCTCCTCCAAGATTTCCGCTCGATCGAATATGCTTAACAACCATTGTATACCTTCTTGTCTATACATATTCACGACCTAACTTGtcaatatcagtatatattGAGACATGAGTTTAAGATAATAGAAGTGATACGTACAGCTGAACTACATGCTGTGCATTGATTATAAGCGGGTCCTGCAACTGTTAGTGTACGCCATTGATTTAGTGAACCTCGTATCTGATGAGGAACTTCTCCAAGCACACCGGCATGTTGGGTATcacttgttgttgatggaaTGTAAGCGGGTGCGTGAACTCTACTCCgaaatttagcttcttctataTGATGCATGATAGGGTTAAACTTACTGCAAAGGGTGTTGAATTAATGAAACTAATAATTCTACAGCAGATGCAGCTGCTAACGGTGCTACACCAGGTCGGGTTACTGTACACATTTGATCCAAAGATCGATCCGTCAAGGACTGTAAAGATAGTCAGTGTGATCATAACATCGTTAAGACAACTTACATCAGTAGGCGCAACCACATCATTGCAGTAATAGCATCCTAACTGTTTCTCATCTGCTGTCTTTGCGACTGCCCCATGTCTCATGACCAAATAAGTGTCGAAACCGAGAGCTGCATTGATCACGATCTTGTTTTGATCTATACCAAGTAGAGTAGGTAACCATCTTGATTCTCTAGAAtccattagaagaaaaacTGCATCATGCTGTTGTATTAGCTTTTCCAATTTCTCAACTTCTTGCCGCGTTGAGTCGTGTAAAGATGGCGGTATTGGATGTCCAGGCATAGGTATATTCATTGTATGTCCTGTCGCATTCTGTAATTTATCAGCACACATGTGCTGATGGAGAAATTGACAAAGCGAACTATTTACTACACCAGGAAATATCTCCTTGAGTCTTTCGGCAGCACAAGCAGCTTTGGGTTGTCCACCATTTAAGCAGTCTTCAAAGCGGAAAAGTGGTTGTCGAACTGGATTAGAGAATGACACTTTTCCTGAATCTACAAATGTTATCTGGCGTACTCCCCAAGCCTATAGTTATACTAAAGTCAGCGAAGCGTTCCGACGAAGTAGGGCACTATACTCAACTTACCATGAGACTACGCGCAACATAGCATCCTAACGTTCCTGCTCCCAAAAGCAGACATTTCGTCCCTGCTATACCATCTAGATCAAGCGCAGGTGCGATCCTCCATTTCATCAGTTTAAGATTGAGATCTACAGCTTGTTCCGCGAGTCTGCAAATTAGGTTTGGGATTATCAGATACTGATAGTCTGGGTTACGAGGAAAACATACTTTGTTGGGTTCATCATTGGACCTAAATCTGCTACTCTACTTGCcaatttaccacctttcgTCCTTTCCCATCCTACAGCAGATATCGCGGTATTTGTTGGGCTTGCTTGATTGGCAGGAAGTCTGATAGTAGCTGACCGACTTGCGTTACTCTGACGCAAACAAATAACGCGAACCTCTTTCATTGCAAAAGTTGAGTTTAGGTAGTAAAGGATGTTCCGGAGAGACCAACCAACACTGTTCTCCGTGGAAGACGAATCATGGAAAGCTATAGTGACCTGTGGTTCAAAGTTCAAGTTAGCCCGGTCACCAATAAGTAGAACGTCAACATGCCTCATCAGGAGGGATATTTGCAAAGAATTCTTTGTATGTATGGAGCGGAGCAACTTCTCGAGTGCCTGAAGAGCCCTTTACGAGGAAAGCTCCATCTTTATTGTTGTCCTTCCCAGTCAATTTAGCTTCTAAATCTCGGAGTTCTTGCACATTCTGCTTGCAGAAGCTGAGTTAGCGATAATAGCGAGTAATGTAGAACCAACCTACTGCTTCATCCAGCGGTATGAGAACATCTGAGTCGATGGTCCAAGCTGGAGTTGCTACAATGGCGGGAAAGGCGAACCAATAATGGTATGTATACTTCTTTAGGTCCGCGAATGTGACTGCGAGAAACGGGTTCAAGACGGGTTGCTCGCTTTTGAAAGAATCCACGATCTGAGCAAAGTTAGCAGATTATGAAGTAAAGTAACAGGATGACATTTACCTTAGTAACCACGGAATCGAATAAGGCTTTCTTATTCTCAGTTTTACGAAATTCTTCTATGGTATTGTAATTCTTCAGGACGCCAATTACAGGAATCGTACCTACTGGACGACTATGTTCGGGGTTTCAGCTTTGCCTGGAATGattgactcacctttctGAAGCCTCTCCGAAAGCATTACCACCAATACTAATACTTCCGTCTATATGCGCTATGGCTGACTCTTGATCAGTAGCAACATGGAGATCCTGTATAAgtctaccttcttctaacCATCCATCAATCCATTGTTCTTCGTCATTCAGCTTTGCTTTGTCGAGTTTGTGAGAGGTAAGAGCGGTCCAAAATGCAGGTGTAGGTTGTGAAGACAGTGGTTGGAATTGCAAGATAGGCATCTGAGAAAGGATGTATAGTGGATCAGGCTTGAAGCGGTGGACAAGGATGGATATGGTCTAATAGCGAATAAAGGTATTGCAGATGAGTAATGACTATTAATGTTGATCCAAGCCTGTAGACACTGGAGTCACCCATGATCAACTTACGAGATGTTATTGCAATATAATGGCATTTGTTGATAAGTCACGCGGGGTCTCCACTATACGATACTCTTTCTATCTGTCATCTTATCTTCTAAAATACAACATGTATCAAGGTGTAATCGAGACGAGGCGCGCCTAAAAGGGCATTACAGTACCTGCTacatcttgttgttgtgatgatgCTGAGGTTCTAACATTATTGTCAATTGTCAATGAAATATCGTCAACCGTGTCGAGCGACAGCAATCCAACAAACTTAGTTACCCAGTAAACATCGTTTCACGTCGGTCTCGTCTAAAATTCATAACCTCATAGTCTTACTTGCTTTTGAGGTATCAGACTCTTATCTTCTGtatcatctaaattaggAATTTATCACAAGCCGGATCAGATACACAACATCACCGGTTAACTTTCAGTTTTATCAGTCAAGATTATGTATCATTCTTACATATAAAAGCGGTTCTGTCAATCGGATCGCTACTTGGAATCACAGATCATGGCTGGTGGGGAGGGAGCATGCTTTGAGTAAGTCCCATCCGTTTCCGCTCTGCATATTATAGCTAGTTTAAACTAATGAGAAACACTTTGATAGATACACCCTTCGAGTAGCGTGAGTGATTAATCAGTGCAAGCACGCTCTAAGCATCGCTAACAACTTCATGATAGCTATCTACAAGCCCATTTTGAACATGTTGCCAAACAACCTCTCCCAAAGGAACTGGAGGAAGCAACGTCTACTACTCAATCAGGTTCTTCCCGAAGGTCGCATGATGGGTCATTCTTCGCTTCCTTCGATTTAGGTTCGCTTATGGGTAAAGATTCGTCGAAATCGCCCAAATACCCAGAGAAGTTGTTAAAAGTATTTGATGGTTTCTTGCAGAGGATAGCTATGGGCCAAGAACCTAAGTGAGTTGACTGTAATTCGTTAAAGGTTGTTAGCTGAACTTGTAAAACCAGGTTTTCAGATCAAAGATTTCGACGAACGGTAGCTAGGTTCTGGTCATCAACATGGGCAGATAAAACATTTCAGCGTCAAATGAAGGAATCtagaaaaattgaagatcTAATCTTAGCTTTCGTTACTATGTCAACTAAAACACTTCAAAAAGATGACGAGTTAGCAGATGGTTCTTGGAAATCTGAACTTAGTTTACAGGTATCTCTTTTCCTCGACCTACTATATGACTGTTTAATCACCTTAGGACCCCTGTCAACTGAACTATCCACACGACTACAATCGTACAGAAACCGTATGAAGGCTCAAACGGACAATGAGAAGGCTATCAACGAAACAcggaaggagaagaaggaattggTAAAGTCAAATACCCAAAAGAGCCGATCCCAAGATTGGTGGAAGGGCTCAATGGTTGATATAGTAGCAAACCTGTATTCATACGATAAGGAAGATTTCAATAGAAAAGTGCTGAGTCTAGAAAAGGAATGTACGGAACAAGCTGCTCTCGATGATCTGAAAGTGAGTGCAACTTATTTGATTATGTCTACGCTCAGTATAGCTCATCAAATTTTACAGAAATGTTTGAAACTGCTGAATACCGAAAACCCTTATCCATATACACCACAAGACTTCTCTGATCCCGGACAGTGGAATGCATGGCGATCTAGCGAGGTATCCGCCTTATCACAAATGATGCTCAATATGATGCAAACCAACCCCAACCTTACCCAATCTTCAGATCGACATTCTACATCAGAAATCTCTTCGCAAATCGACTCCCTCAACTTAGATTCTACTGATCACCGCTTCACATTCATTCCTCCCAACCCAAGAAACACTTATCGAGAGTTACTGCACCATTGCTTAGCTTGGGATTTGGAAATCTTGAAAACGCTTCCGGAAGACGAAGATGTCTCCTTGGGAAtattatcacctgaacatATATCTCTCCTCCAATCATGCGCAAGCAGATGGAGACTTCCCGTATCCTTCCGTTCCTCCTCATTCCTCATTGCAATAGTAGATCATTATCAGAAGGGAGAAGTACCATCAGCTTGTGTGTTTGAAGCTATGGCTATGGTCGATCGAGCCGAGGAAGAAATGCCAAGCACATCCTGGCCCATCAACGATGTAAGTCTTCAATTGTGTCGGGACTCATCACTGACTTTTCATAGCGTCGAGATTTGGAGCAAGCGATGCAACACCGTAATATATACTTTTTACAAGCACTTGAAGCGGCTCTTGAATCTCCCGGTGGTTATCACTCTGAAGCTTTTCAAGAGGTCGTCGAAGATTGGATTACGTTACAGGTACCAGAATCACAGGAAGCTAGTTTATCTGTGactatcaacaacatcatcgaTAGTATTAAATCTCAAGCTTTCAATTCGTACATAAATCAAGCATCAAAGTTGCTGGATCAGGAAGGTTCGAAGACGTGCGTATTTGCTATGCAACTTGGAACATGGATAGAAAAGGAAGCCaagaaattagataaaaaattTGGCAGTCCAATTACTACGTAAGCCAATTATGGATATTACGATTCACAGGATAATCGGTTGACCATCTGTATGTAGCGAGATTGATATAGTTCCGCTTGTTCTGCAGCAGCATTTGACATTATGGTTTagagatttagaagataCTATGCTTGCACAAACTGCCGAAGAGCTGCGTAATAATATGGAAGAACTGTTCGTTTTGTACCGTAAAGCCTGTAAATTGAGTGATATGGGCAAAGCTTTCTCGAAGTGAGTTTTAACAACGCCAATATGAGTTATCATACTGATTTCGCGATGCTCAACAGGGACGCAAGCTACATCCTCCGTTTCCCCTTGTCACCGTTGTTCGTTAGGGTAGTAAATACGTGGTTAGATCAAACGAATTTGAAAACGAAAGAATGGTCAGACCAGGCATTGGCAGTTGACACTGTAAGTACAAGTAATCGGAAACTTTGAGCTAATCCAGAACAGTTCGAACCAGCATCCGAAAACggaccttcttcatcagttaCCGACCTTTTCGATTCCTTTCGTAGTGCTGTACAGTTCCTTATGGAGCTAAAATGGCCAGATGAGCAGCAGTTAGCAGTATTTGCCACACGTTTGGCCAAAGTAGGTTTATCctctcctctttcttctcgaTGAAACATATtaattgatatgatatattaGATTATCAGTATATCTATAAGTGATTATTGTGCCAAGATAGAGCAGTTGTTCGCAGAGGATATGCGACAGAACGAAACAGTAATCACTACAGCTAAGCAGAAAGCATGGTTGGACAAAGCCAAAGCTACAATCGCCTCACTGCAGGGCGAAAAGAAGCTGCAGGCATTCTTTAATTTCACTCCGCAGGTATGTTGAACGAAACCTTGATCATTCAGAGCTAACGCTATGATTACAGTCGTGCGTGAAACTGAACAACATCCAATCTGCTCGACAACAACTCGACCAACTTTACGAAGACTTACGAGTCGATGATTTATCAGCATATGATGTATCAGAGTTGTCTCCGCAAGCTACAACAGAAACCTTCTTATTCACTGTCAAGATCGTCCTTGCTGAAGGACTCGCGATGGAAGGTAGTACCAAACTGCCGGATAGTTTTGTCATTCTGAGTGATGAACATGGGAATCGATTTGCCAAAACTCGAACGATACACGACGATACGGATCCTCGTTGGGACGAAAGTTTCGATATACCCGTGAAAGGAAGTGCTTGGTTCATGGCTACAATACGGCACCGTAATATGACGGGTAAACATGACCTTTTAGGAAGAGCTTATCTTCGACTGGATCCATCTCAACATGTAGATCTCGTTCCAAAAGATGTATTGCTGCCTTTGGATACGAGAGGTCATGTCTTGATGCGAGTTGGTATGGAAGGAGAAAGAGACGATATACAGTATCACTTTGGTCGAGCATTCAGATGGCTTAAAAGAACTGAAGCAGATTTAGTACGGATATTCGTGGATAAGGTGAGTCATAAATACAAAGGAGCTTCTTCGCTGACATTTTAGATGACTCCTGTTTTACGGCATACTCTATCACGATCATCTATCAAATCGGTTCTAAAACCAAACGTTAACGGTACTATACCTCTCGATTACAATGAAGCaattggtaaattatctgCTGCCTATCGATCTGCTATCGGGTCTGCAGAATACTCTATACCGCCTACCAAAGAAGAACGACATCGAGGTCCGACAGACGCCGAAATTGAAACGGCTATCCACCCATTATTTGATTATCTAGATACCAACAATCACACTTTAGCTTCGTCTTTGTCGCATGATTCGATGCAAATGGTCATGGCTAAACTATGGAAACAGATACTAGTAACTATCGAAGCTCTTATAGTACCGCCATTGAGTGATAAACCTTCTAAGATGAGAGCTTTAAGTGATGGAGAACTGGATATAGCTTTGAAATGGTTAAAATTTCTTAGAGATTTCTTTTATGTAGGAGGCGATGCAAGTGGAGTACCATTAAATACACttcaaaatccaaaattCAATGAAATTTTATCTGTCAGAATATATTACGATTGGAACACAGATGACTTGATGGAGGTAAGTCTTGTTTTGCTTTGAAGCCACAACATCCGGTCTTACTGATAAATGGTTAAGGAATGTATACGAGGTTTCCAATCTACCTTAAAATACCGAGCGACGAGACCTAGTAAATCCTTGCTTTCACAAAGGAATCTTGGTACAATCAGAGCGAGGAAAAGCGCTAAACGAGCTATACCAAATACAAGTAGTAATACAGAAATGATAATGAGAATTTTGCGAATGAGGTAAGTTGGTTCTTTCATCCTTTATCTACTCAAAGAATCTCTTATTGATATGTGTTTAACATTTCTCAGGCAAGGTACACAAGAATTCTTAGCTCAACAGTTACAAACTATCTCAGTTGTAAAATTGGAGAATCCCAAAAAGGATAAATCTATCAACTCCAGGTTATCTAGAGGTAAATGAGTGAAACATATACAATTTTGAAACCGAAGTTATTTTGGTCTGTATGCATACTATAATTTACTGTCCATATGATTTAAGTGGAAGCAAGTAGCTGTGTGGAATGTGTGTATGAAAATACGATACATATGCTTCGGTGAGTTATTATGCATACTATACACCGACTGCACTGTACCTATTACAAGAGCTAGAAGGACGCGTCAAAGCAGTATTCAATATCTCTTATTGTCCGTCGCCACGCTACACGCCTGAACAGATAGTTAGATGTCTTCATCTCGTACTTGATTCAGACCcctttgttcttcttcattttcaactatcAACCGTAGTATCCTGTCTAACGACCAAGAATGATCATACATAATCACGACGACGATTCATAAATATTCACGAACTTGCTCTATCAATTACCAGCCATAAATACATCACAGTACAATAGCAGAACATATCCAAGAAGGGATCATCTCAAACATGTCACACAACTTATCAATGTTAACGCCTTCTCgacctgcacctgcacctcctGGAGGACCATTATCGAGAGGAGGATCATCCAACAATATACCTACTATCACTTCACAATCAAGATCTAACTTCTCATCAACCTCTTATGCATCTTCTTTTCCTACTATAAATCACACTAATCCACTTTCAGTTTCACgtcaacaacagcaacagcaaaatGGAAGAAACGAGCCTGTTAGAATGGGCGCTGCAAGtgttaaagaagaaggtttaagaGCTTTTATGTGGAGTAAAAGATGGTTAGTACTTGGTGGTACAGAATTAAGTATATTTAAAAATGAGGTAAGCTGTCTATATCCATTTTTTTCAGAGAGGATGATTGAAACGTATTGCTATTGAGGTATGAGTTAGTTAACGGAACTTTGATTTCTGTAGCAATCATCTACACCAGTTTTCGGTCTACCTTTATCagaaattcaagatgttCAAAGAGTTGATATGAAACCATTTTGTATTGAATTAGAAACTAAAGATAGATTATTTTATTTTGCATTTCgttctgatgatgaagtatatGCTTGGATggatgatatatataatagaTCACCTTTAATGGGTGTATCAGGTCCAACAAATTTCGTACATCAAGTACATGTTGGTTTTGATCCTGTATCAGGTGGTTTTACTGTGAGTCAAATGTCCTACTTGATCGATCTAGCCGAAATATCGTGTAAGACTGATAGTATATCAAATATTTAAATAGGGTTTGCCACCTCAATGGTCTAAATTACTTACTTCATCAGCAATcactaaagaagaagctgctcGACATCCTGAAGCCGTTCTTGATGTTCTTCAATTCTAtactcaacaacaaatgggCCAAGGCGCTGGTGATTATCAACAGCCTCCTGTACCTACTTTACCCCCTCCATCTAGAGCAACAAGTGCTGCTGCAACTCGGTTTGAAGGTGTCGGATTAGGTGGACAACAAACTCAGCAAATCCAACAAACTCAAAGAGATAGGACATCAGCGGCGATCCAAAgtaatcatcaatcaaactctatacctaaaccttctcAACATCACCAATCACAACAACCGATTCCTGAACCCCGTGAAGTGAGTTTTTAACGTCCTATCTTGGTCTTTGATGGATGACTGATAGTGATCTCACATAGACACGACCTTTGGTAGCTGAAAGAAAAgctccacctcctcctcgTCCAGCTGCTCCACCTCgacaagctaaaaaagcagAACGACAACCAGCTCCTCCCACACCGGACCACAATCAGGAAACTGTCACACGACCTCCTCCAGCTTCACAATCaaaacctcaacctcaagcACCAGCACAAGCTCAAACGCCGGCACCAAGTGCTAGACCAGAGAAGCGGATCAGTACAATGAATGAAGCTCAAATAATGGAGAAATTACGATCGGTGGTCAGTAATGAGGATCCTGCTCAATTATATTCTAAAATTAAGAAAGTCGGACAAGGGTGAGTCTTTAACACATACcagctt
It encodes:
- a CDS encoding E1-like protein-activating enzyme Gsa7p/Apg7p, with the protein product MPILQFQPLSSQPTPAFWTALTSHKLDKAKLNDEEQWIDGWLEEGRLIQDLHVATDQESAIAHIDGSISIGGNAFGEASESRPVGTIPVIGVLKNYNTIEEFRKTENKKALFDSVVTKIVDSFKSEQPVLNPFLAVTFADLKKYTYHYWFAFPAIVATPAWTIDSDVLIPLDEANVQELRDLEAKLTGKDNNKDGAFLVKGSSGTREVAPLHTYKEFFANIPPDEVTIAFHDSSSTENSVGWSLRNILYYLNSTFAMKEVRVICLRQSNASRSATIRLPANQASPTNTAISAVGWERTKGGKLASRVADLGPMMNPTKLAEQAVDLNLKLMKWRIAPALDLDGIAGTKCLLLGAGTLGCYVARSLMAWGVRQITFVDSGKVSFSNPVRQPLFRFEDCLNGGQPKAACAAERLKEIFPGVNATGHTMNIPMPGHPIPPSLHDSTRQEVEKLEKLIQQHDAVFLLMDSRESRWLPTLLGIDQNKIVINAALGFDTYLVMRHGAVAKTADEKQLGCYYCNDVVAPTDSLTDRSLDQMCTVTRPGVAPLAAASAVELLVSLIQHPLQVHAPAYIPSTTSDTQHAGVLGEVPHQIRGSLNQWRTLTVAGPAYNQCTACSSAVVNMYRQEGIQWLLSIFDRAEILEEVTGLSELHHDTELAMQHVDWAEDSEDDI